In Leptospira sp. WS58.C1, a single genomic region encodes these proteins:
- a CDS encoding STAS domain-containing protein produces MILNEIIIQTEKIDGVQVLKLQGSINSFTEKKFKDVLSLAVRQGPVIMDMEDVHLVSSTGVQALKEVSQSSFATKNKLVLVNISKAVINVFKMAGLSGFFLIANDEEAALKMASKR; encoded by the coding sequence ATGATCCTGAACGAGATTATCATCCAGACGGAAAAGATAGACGGCGTTCAAGTTCTGAAATTGCAGGGTTCTATCAACTCCTTTACGGAGAAAAAATTTAAGGATGTACTATCCTTGGCGGTACGTCAGGGACCGGTCATCATGGATATGGAAGACGTTCATTTGGTATCCTCCACCGGGGTCCAGGCCTTAAAGGAAGTTAGTCAATCCAGTTTCGCAACTAAGAACAAACTGGTTCTTGTAAATATTTCCAAAGCGGTGATCAATGTTTTTAAGATGGCCGGCTTAAGCGGATTTTTCCTAATTGCAAACGACGAAGAGGCAGCATTAAAGATGGCCTCTAAAAGATGA
- a CDS encoding diacylglycerol/polyprenol kinase family protein, whose translation MKSEKTSSFNYFRKAWHLLGLIIPAFYYFDVFHGQFSLMYATRAILTVLLVLCLGLLVLLEWARFHIPVVQTVFVKLAGPLLKEEEKSRINGTFPYFLSITLVVFFFPPDIAILSLLFLVIGDPMAAWVGTHFGKNRFSNGKSKEGILAFILSSAVVGLWFLSVIQSGSREFGIYQFSSGEFWQNVILILPAVIAAAVTELYSGTYWNGIVDDNLLIPVVSAVVLGLFSYFTLNLSVDQIFLNPMQIFEMY comes from the coding sequence ATGAAATCTGAAAAAACTTCCTCCTTTAATTATTTTAGAAAGGCTTGGCACTTACTAGGACTGATCATTCCCGCCTTTTATTATTTCGATGTATTTCACGGCCAATTTTCGTTAATGTATGCCACCAGGGCCATTCTGACCGTTTTACTCGTTCTATGTCTGGGGCTTTTGGTCCTATTAGAATGGGCGCGGTTCCATATTCCTGTCGTCCAGACGGTATTCGTAAAGTTAGCCGGTCCTTTATTGAAGGAAGAGGAGAAATCCAGGATCAACGGGACCTTTCCTTATTTTCTTTCCATCACGCTTGTGGTATTTTTTTTTCCTCCTGATATTGCGATCCTTTCTTTATTATTCTTAGTCATTGGAGATCCGATGGCTGCTTGGGTCGGGACCCATTTCGGAAAGAACAGATTTTCGAACGGAAAATCTAAGGAAGGGATTTTAGCGTTTATTTTATCTTCCGCCGTCGTAGGACTTTGGTTTCTCTCTGTGATTCAGTCGGGCTCCAGAGAATTCGGGATCTATCAATTTTCTTCCGGAGAATTTTGGCAGAATGTAATTTTGATCCTGCCTGCAGTAATCGCTGCCGCCGTAACCGAATTGTATAGTGGAACGTATTGGAACGGGATCGTAGATGATAATCTTCTGATCCCGGTAGTGTCTGCGGTTGTATTAGGACTTTTCTCGTATTTTACTCTGAATCTGAGCGTAGATCAGATCTTTTTAAATCCGATGCAGATCTTCGAGATGTATTAG
- the lcpA gene encoding complement regulator-acquiring protein LcpA has protein sequence MLALWKNVKPTYLFLFAFMACEPSVLSVNNVELCDYFTRDGVCREPSPLNKKYSVDIPNAKKPNTWEELGNYLYFHARETPGFVLRMNRRMSPEERKQIQETYFAMYEFAGVKGKMEGFEIGEDWIGSFNYLGSMVKEKQKKENRLGQYPYETSIFPTDLEFTWSAKGIKGSTKTRIDFVYHVLPAEKTP, from the coding sequence ATGTTAGCTCTTTGGAAAAACGTTAAACCAACTTATCTATTCTTATTTGCCTTTATGGCCTGCGAACCTTCCGTTCTTTCCGTGAACAATGTGGAACTTTGCGACTATTTCACGAGAGATGGAGTGTGCAGGGAACCTTCTCCCTTGAATAAAAAATATTCGGTGGATATTCCGAATGCCAAAAAGCCGAATACTTGGGAGGAGCTTGGCAACTATCTTTATTTCCATGCCAGAGAAACTCCAGGGTTCGTGCTTCGAATGAACCGCAGAATGAGTCCGGAAGAAAGAAAACAGATCCAAGAAACCTACTTTGCGATGTACGAATTTGCAGGCGTAAAAGGTAAGATGGAAGGTTTCGAGATCGGAGAAGATTGGATCGGTTCTTTTAATTATCTAGGTTCTATGGTGAAAGAAAAACAAAAAAAGGAAAATCGTTTAGGACAATATCCGTATGAGACTTCGATTTTTCCGACCGACTTAGAATTTACCTGGTCTGCAAAAGGGATCAAAGGCAGCACAAAAACCAGGATCGATTTCGTATATCATGTCCTTCCTGCGGAAAAAACTCCTTAA
- a CDS encoding DUF4416 family protein yields the protein MNSKQNSSKPKKPLPASFFIVVSYENEEAYYRLKEKAEDSFSQTLYESKALPKWTHQFENFLDSPIGRFTRILSLKRRISREELPSLQKECMKFQTYLRKSDESIRVLPGYLTPYNLVLASLEEDLHRIYLFHGVFAEIIYTYQGQKWIPQTSASEFFKHPEVLYFFTNLRESYVSSLEKR from the coding sequence GTGAATTCCAAACAGAACTCTTCCAAACCCAAAAAACCTCTTCCTGCATCCTTCTTTATTGTGGTTTCTTACGAAAATGAAGAGGCATATTATCGTTTAAAAGAAAAAGCGGAAGATTCATTTTCTCAAACCTTATACGAGTCCAAAGCTCTTCCAAAATGGACCCATCAGTTTGAAAATTTTTTGGATTCTCCTATCGGTAGATTTACTAGAATTCTTTCTTTGAAGCGTAGAATTTCCAGGGAAGAACTTCCAAGTCTCCAGAAGGAATGTATGAAATTCCAGACTTACTTACGCAAATCGGATGAGTCAATCAGGGTATTGCCTGGGTATCTGACTCCTTATAATTTGGTTTTAGCCTCATTGGAAGAGGATCTACATAGGATCTATTTGTTCCATGGTGTATTCGCAGAGATCATATATACCTACCAGGGACAAAAATGGATCCCGCAAACTTCCGCATCGGAATTTTTCAAACACCCTGAAGTTTTATACTTTTTTACTAATTTACGAGAATCTTATGTTAGCTCTTTGGAAAAACGTTAA
- a CDS encoding YheT family hydrolase: protein MEASHFRPKRFVSGKHAQTIYSTLFPPENPLRTSYYCEDILLTVSGESGDKLWLEHNPPVSSYRKSSIPSNGSYILMIHGMEGDSESSYLISLASSALERGYGVIRMNLRNCGRGRGFSRKSYYAGQSEDLQDVLDYIYEYLSQKIFVSGFSLSANLVLKFFGESRNHKSLAFSAVSPPLDLAKNCEFIDSLSGRFYRNHFISSFKKKIKEGILDLTPLQLENSKKIKTFFDFDDMITAPSFGYPSAMEYYKKNSCIGYIQSITHHGILIHAEDDPVVPLFEWNSIDWNRLPNLKTILTKQGGHVGFVTDSKPDLPDGRWLTKILLDYFDSKL, encoded by the coding sequence ATGGAAGCCTCTCATTTTCGACCTAAAAGATTCGTTTCAGGAAAACATGCACAAACTATTTACAGCACTCTTTTTCCTCCTGAAAATCCTCTTAGGACCTCTTATTACTGCGAAGATATCCTTCTTACGGTAAGCGGAGAATCCGGGGATAAACTCTGGTTAGAACATAATCCTCCTGTTTCCTCGTATCGTAAGAGCTCCATTCCATCTAACGGGAGTTATATACTCATGATCCATGGAATGGAAGGTGATTCGGAAAGTTCTTATTTAATATCTCTTGCTTCCTCCGCTCTGGAAAGAGGATACGGCGTGATCCGGATGAATTTGCGAAATTGCGGAAGAGGAAGAGGGTTTTCCAGAAAATCATATTACGCGGGTCAGTCGGAAGATTTACAGGATGTTCTGGATTATATCTATGAATATTTGAGTCAAAAGATCTTCGTATCAGGATTTTCACTCTCCGCGAACTTGGTCCTAAAATTTTTCGGAGAATCCAGAAATCATAAATCACTCGCTTTTTCGGCGGTCTCCCCTCCCCTGGATCTGGCCAAAAATTGCGAATTTATCGATTCACTTTCCGGAAGATTTTACAGAAATCATTTTATTAGCAGTTTTAAAAAGAAGATCAAAGAAGGGATATTGGATCTGACTCCTTTGCAATTGGAAAATTCCAAAAAAATAAAAACGTTTTTTGATTTCGACGATATGATCACAGCTCCTTCTTTCGGGTATCCGAGTGCTATGGAATATTATAAAAAAAACTCCTGCATAGGATATATCCAATCCATCACTCATCATGGAATTCTTATCCATGCGGAAGATGATCCAGTGGTCCCTCTATTCGAATGGAATTCGATCGATTGGAACAGACTTCCGAACTTAAAAACCATTCTGACCAAACAAGGAGGCCATGTTGGATTTGTGACGGATTCCAAACCGGATCTTCCGGACGGTCGTTGGCTTACTAAAATTCTGCTGGATTATTTCGATTCCAAATTATAA
- a CDS encoding ClpP family protease gives MSETEKITEVIEELAGSKISKKFIDHRKIFLWGAVTDESAKDIVGKLLYLEMADPGKEITFYINSPGGVVTSGLTIYDTMKMITSPVHTVCMGLAASMGSVLLAAGVKGKRAIWPNGKVMIHQPSIGGQIVAPASDLKIQAEEILKTRARLNQILADACGHPVEKLEEDTDRDYYMDAEEAIKYGIVDTLATKIEFPKQN, from the coding sequence ATGTCCGAGACTGAAAAAATCACCGAAGTAATCGAAGAATTAGCCGGTAGCAAAATTTCCAAAAAGTTCATCGACCATAGAAAAATTTTCTTATGGGGAGCGGTTACCGATGAATCCGCAAAAGATATCGTAGGCAAACTACTCTATCTGGAAATGGCTGATCCAGGAAAGGAAATCACATTTTATATCAATAGTCCCGGAGGCGTTGTAACTTCCGGACTTACCATCTACGACACAATGAAAATGATCACTTCTCCGGTTCATACCGTTTGTATGGGACTGGCTGCTTCTATGGGATCCGTTCTTTTAGCTGCAGGCGTAAAAGGTAAAAGAGCCATTTGGCCTAACGGGAAAGTGATGATCCATCAGCCGAGTATCGGAGGACAGATCGTTGCTCCTGCATCCGATCTTAAGATCCAAGCAGAAGAGATCTTAAAAACCAGAGCAAGATTGAACCAAATACTTGCAGACGCTTGCGGTCACCCTGTCGAAAAATTGGAAGAAGACACGGATAGAGATTATTATATGGACGCGGAAGAAGCGATCAAATACGGGATCGTAGATACTCTTGCGACCAAGATCGAATTCCCGAAACAAAATTAA
- a CDS encoding FtsB family cell division protein: MGIGLANKLFLLLLFLSGMFYFTVLGESGLVVRSTLETSLSSLRLDVERLEYENRQLEERQKLLRDDRLALEKEARKYYLLSENAQIIKFREPEPKAENRPVLASRLIALRADRDMPVPPIQLLRFFYVSFVAFVFIGVFRKLRRKKLEERTAA; encoded by the coding sequence ATGGGAATTGGCTTGGCGAACAAACTGTTTTTACTTCTACTCTTTCTTTCCGGAATGTTTTACTTCACGGTATTGGGAGAGTCCGGTCTGGTCGTACGGTCTACCCTAGAAACCAGTCTTTCCAGCCTTCGTTTGGATGTGGAAAGACTGGAGTATGAGAATAGACAGTTAGAAGAAAGGCAAAAACTTCTCAGAGATGATAGATTAGCTTTGGAGAAAGAAGCTAGAAAGTATTATCTTCTCTCCGAAAATGCACAAATTATCAAATTTAGGGAGCCGGAGCCGAAAGCGGAGAATCGTCCGGTCCTCGCCTCCCGTCTAATTGCTTTAAGAGCGGACCGAGATATGCCGGTCCCTCCGATCCAGTTACTTCGCTTTTTTTACGTTTCCTTTGTTGCTTTCGTATTTATTGGAGTTTTCAGGAAATTACGGAGGAAGAAACTGGAAGAACGAACCGCTGCTTAA
- the eno gene encoding phosphopyruvate hydratase, whose amino-acid sequence MSKSSKISAIRAREIMDSRGNPTVEVDITLEDGSFGRAAVPSGASTGEYEAVELRDGDKSRYLGKGVLKAVENVNVKIKDILIGEDALDQNRIDFLMLDRDGTKNKSKLGANAILGTSLAVAKAAASHTRLPLYRYVGGNFANELPVPMMNIINGGAHADNNVDFQEFMILPVGVNSFREALRVGAEVFHSLKSVLKSKKLNTAVGDEGGFAPDLASNLEGLEVILQAIEKAGYKPEKDVLLGLDAASSEFFDKSKKKYVLGGEGNKEFSSAELVEYYSDLVSKYPIITIEDGLDENDWEGWKLLSEKVGKKIQLVGDDLFVTNIEKLSQGISQKVGNSILIKVNQIGSLSETLASIDMAKKAKYTNVISHRSGETEDVTISHIAVGTNAGQIKTGSLSRTDRIAKYNELLRIEEELGSSAVYKGRNTFYNL is encoded by the coding sequence ATGTCCAAAAGCTCCAAAATTTCGGCGATCCGTGCCCGCGAAATCATGGATTCCAGAGGAAATCCTACGGTTGAAGTAGATATAACACTGGAAGACGGCTCTTTCGGTAGAGCTGCAGTTCCCTCCGGAGCCTCCACAGGAGAATACGAAGCGGTAGAATTAAGAGACGGAGATAAATCCCGTTATTTAGGCAAAGGTGTCCTAAAAGCCGTAGAAAACGTAAACGTCAAGATCAAAGACATATTGATCGGCGAAGACGCTTTAGACCAAAACAGAATTGATTTCTTGATGCTGGATCGGGACGGGACCAAAAACAAATCAAAATTAGGTGCAAACGCGATACTCGGAACCTCTCTTGCGGTAGCAAAGGCGGCAGCATCCCATACTAGACTTCCGCTTTACAGATACGTCGGCGGGAATTTCGCAAATGAACTTCCCGTACCAATGATGAACATCATCAACGGTGGGGCCCATGCGGATAATAATGTGGACTTCCAAGAATTTATGATCCTACCTGTGGGAGTGAATAGCTTCCGCGAAGCATTAAGAGTCGGAGCAGAAGTTTTCCATAGCCTTAAGTCCGTTCTCAAATCCAAAAAACTGAATACTGCGGTAGGAGATGAGGGAGGATTCGCTCCGGATCTTGCAAGCAACTTAGAAGGATTAGAAGTGATCCTCCAAGCCATTGAAAAAGCGGGTTATAAGCCGGAAAAAGACGTATTATTGGGTTTAGATGCCGCTTCTTCCGAGTTTTTCGACAAATCCAAGAAAAAATACGTTTTGGGCGGAGAAGGAAATAAAGAGTTCTCTAGCGCGGAATTAGTGGAATACTATTCAGATCTAGTCTCAAAGTATCCGATCATTACTATTGAAGACGGTCTGGATGAGAATGACTGGGAAGGTTGGAAACTTCTAAGCGAGAAAGTGGGTAAGAAGATCCAACTGGTTGGAGACGATTTGTTCGTTACCAATATAGAAAAACTTTCCCAGGGAATTTCCCAAAAGGTGGGCAATTCCATCCTGATCAAGGTGAACCAAATCGGAAGTTTATCCGAAACTTTGGCGTCCATCGATATGGCGAAAAAAGCCAAATATACGAATGTGATCAGCCATAGATCCGGAGAAACGGAGGACGTAACTATTTCGCATATCGCGGTGGGTACGAACGCGGGCCAGATCAAAACTGGTTCCCTATCCAGGACCGATAGGATCGCTAAATATAACGAACTTTTGAGGATCGAAGAAGAATTAGGTTCTTCTGCGGTTTACAAAGGGAGAAATACATTCTATAATCTCTAA
- a CDS encoding DUF6989 domain-containing protein — protein sequence MKTTEKHSLFFHISFTILCIIVLLLPIPATNGWRLFFLVLVYNISLPIVAQVWEHDRWMDIFLFVLPVSILQVIPDWFLSKVLGVLVFPPDGFYKIGTVSAYMAGLWTIPLFIIVYVATRFEKRYPEANPLSKYLLAGGTAFLIFFLSEEFMRLIPVWYAQNVSMIGHTAIYVLFPEFVLGIFATFAYFHTEHKPFRTKLLWAIPTMAVYLGTLSFSYLFVEGVWKV from the coding sequence ATGAAGACCACTGAAAAACATTCACTATTCTTTCATATCTCCTTCACGATACTATGTATCATAGTTCTATTACTTCCAATTCCAGCGACTAACGGTTGGAGATTGTTTTTTCTGGTTTTAGTCTATAATATCTCTCTGCCAATCGTTGCCCAGGTTTGGGAACATGACCGTTGGATGGATATTTTTCTTTTTGTTTTACCTGTAAGTATTCTACAAGTGATCCCTGATTGGTTCTTATCCAAAGTGCTTGGGGTTTTGGTGTTCCCTCCGGACGGATTTTATAAGATCGGAACAGTATCCGCATATATGGCCGGCCTTTGGACCATTCCACTTTTTATCATAGTGTATGTGGCCACTCGATTTGAAAAAAGATATCCTGAGGCAAATCCGCTCAGCAAATATCTGTTAGCCGGAGGAACCGCATTTTTGATCTTCTTCTTATCCGAAGAATTTATGAGACTAATACCGGTCTGGTATGCGCAGAATGTTTCCATGATCGGACATACTGCGATCTATGTTTTATTTCCTGAATTCGTCTTGGGAATATTTGCCACATTCGCATATTTTCATACCGAGCATAAACCTTTTAGGACCAAGTTACTTTGGGCAATCCCAACGATGGCTGTATACTTGGGAACTCTCTCTTTCAGTTATTTATTTGTAGAAGGTGTTTGGAAAGTCTAA
- a CDS encoding UDP-3-O-acyl-N-acetylglucosamine deacetylase → MKVLTQISEIKDLVSDRNPEILSLPEEFSQETEVDPEYSYTIQKEFQVQGKATFENKESIIKVSPIQNGRSGFSWNGIRYDLDSRKCIKGNHNIQLGEVKVIEHPLAWMLAFGIYADFTLTESSFPTFDFCDRVYMDHSKGNLKKLGERKKISVSSPFALVWEKGYCVLEPSVQESQGLVIDHQVEYPGTTVGKSRIVTELTAENFSYFGDARTTAFRNKKDAESFYQIGLAGGLKDYPFTLENVLLLDEDKIYNIRDKFQDSRSGYNYEFICHELIDIISWLRFVEEKYEGKFFGKMTTFLFDHHKQIDIAQFSCDPEELEKYGIRIEN, encoded by the coding sequence ATGAAGGTCCTGACCCAAATTTCTGAAATTAAGGACTTAGTCTCGGATCGAAATCCGGAAATCCTTTCTCTTCCTGAGGAATTTTCGCAGGAAACGGAAGTGGATCCGGAATATTCTTATACCATCCAGAAGGAATTCCAAGTCCAGGGTAAAGCCACCTTCGAGAACAAAGAATCGATCATTAAAGTGAGTCCCATCCAAAATGGAAGATCCGGATTTAGTTGGAATGGGATCAGATACGATTTAGATAGTAGGAAATGTATTAAAGGAAATCATAATATACAATTAGGAGAAGTAAAGGTGATAGAACATCCTCTTGCCTGGATGTTGGCATTCGGAATATATGCTGATTTTACCTTGACCGAATCCAGTTTTCCCACCTTCGATTTTTGCGATCGAGTCTATATGGACCATTCGAAGGGAAATTTAAAGAAATTAGGGGAAAGAAAAAAGATCTCTGTATCTTCTCCATTCGCTCTAGTTTGGGAAAAGGGTTACTGCGTTTTGGAGCCTTCGGTCCAGGAGTCGCAAGGTCTCGTGATCGATCACCAAGTAGAATATCCGGGTACTACCGTTGGAAAATCGAGGATTGTGACCGAACTCACTGCGGAGAATTTTTCTTATTTCGGGGACGCAAGGACCACCGCGTTCCGTAACAAAAAGGATGCGGAAAGTTTTTATCAGATCGGGCTTGCCGGTGGATTGAAAGATTATCCTTTTACCTTGGAAAACGTATTACTTTTAGATGAAGATAAAATCTATAATATTCGGGACAAGTTTCAGGACTCGAGGTCCGGTTACAATTACGAATTCATCTGTCATGAATTGATAGATATCATTTCTTGGTTACGTTTTGTAGAAGAAAAATATGAAGGAAAATTTTTCGGAAAGATGACAACTTTTCTTTTTGATCATCACAAACAGATAGATATCGCCCAGTTTTCTTGTGATCCGGAAGAATTGGAAAAATACGGGATCCGGATAGAAAATTAA
- a CDS encoding TIGR04452 family lipoprotein, with the protein MRIGILPLLFILMIAVNCVALNTTGLTNRYKGSEAKDKIEEAATLAAQLYAIGSGDFSGSTYLNNIFLPPILAGIKPSEYYAKEDVHACVDEIKLFGALGLQPSIAVLFGQCSNLQPDNNIYGSVD; encoded by the coding sequence ATGCGGATCGGAATATTACCGCTATTATTTATCCTAATGATCGCAGTAAATTGTGTAGCGTTAAACACTACCGGTTTAACGAATCGTTATAAAGGAAGTGAAGCAAAGGATAAAATAGAAGAGGCGGCAACCCTTGCGGCTCAATTGTATGCGATCGGGAGCGGAGATTTTTCCGGCTCTACGTATTTGAATAATATATTTCTTCCGCCGATCCTGGCAGGGATCAAGCCCAGCGAATATTACGCTAAAGAAGATGTGCATGCTTGTGTGGACGAGATTAAATTGTTCGGAGCCTTAGGACTTCAACCGTCTATCGCAGTTCTGTTCGGGCAATGCTCGAATTTACAGCCTGACAATAATATCTATGGAAGTGTAGACTAA
- the lepA gene encoding translation elongation factor 4 → MSDRQQYIRNFSIIAHIDHGKSTLADRLLEIGRITDDRTKKDQILDSMDIERERGITIKANNATFNYTAADGHTYTMNLIDTPGHVDFTYEVSRSLKACEGVLLIVDASQGVEAQTLANLYLAMEQDLAIIPVMNKVDLPAADVEKTKLQIEDSLGLDAENAVAISAKTGLNVQAVLEEITKQIPPPKGDPKAPLKALIYDSYFDPYMGVVIKIRVFDGSVKKGDRILLMSSQKDFTVNEVGIKGITLTPTDSLTAGEVGYIIAGIKKVSDARTGDTVTLYSNPSAEAVPGYKDAKPMVFAGLFPIAGEQFEELVDAIEKMKLNDAALVYEKESSAALGFGFRVGYLGLLHMEIVQERLEREFNLDLITTAPSVKYTIKMKNGEVFDIDNPSKFPDPVFIESTEEPYVKASIITPNEYVGNIMTLAIEKRGVQLDTVYLSQDKVQLTYEIPLSELIFEFYDKLKSLTRGYASLDYEPCGYKASKLVKMDILVNGESVDALSMIVHNSKAESRGREIIEKLKEIIPRHQFMIPIQAAVGGKILARESISALRKNVTAKCYGGDITRKKKLLEKQKEGKKRMKQIGNVEIPQEAFLAVLKTGD, encoded by the coding sequence ATGTCCGATCGCCAACAATACATCCGCAATTTTTCGATTATCGCCCATATTGACCACGGTAAGTCCACCTTAGCGGACAGACTCTTGGAAATAGGCCGGATCACTGATGATCGGACCAAAAAAGACCAGATCCTGGACTCCATGGATATAGAGAGGGAGAGAGGGATCACGATCAAGGCAAACAACGCCACCTTTAATTATACCGCTGCTGACGGACATACTTATACGATGAACCTGATCGATACTCCAGGCCACGTGGATTTTACTTACGAAGTTTCCAGATCCTTAAAAGCATGCGAGGGAGTTCTACTCATAGTGGATGCAAGCCAAGGAGTAGAAGCCCAAACCTTAGCAAACTTGTATCTTGCTATGGAGCAAGACCTGGCAATCATACCTGTCATGAATAAGGTGGATCTTCCTGCAGCTGATGTGGAGAAGACCAAACTTCAGATCGAAGACAGTTTAGGTTTGGATGCTGAGAATGCTGTCGCGATTTCCGCGAAAACGGGACTGAACGTGCAGGCGGTCTTGGAAGAGATCACAAAACAAATTCCTCCACCGAAAGGAGATCCTAAGGCTCCTCTCAAAGCGTTAATTTATGATTCATACTTCGATCCATATATGGGCGTTGTGATCAAAATCAGAGTATTCGACGGAAGTGTAAAAAAAGGGGACCGAATCCTTTTGATGAGTAGCCAAAAGGATTTTACAGTCAATGAAGTAGGGATCAAAGGAATTACTTTAACGCCTACAGATTCTCTCACTGCGGGAGAAGTAGGATATATCATCGCAGGTATCAAAAAAGTTTCCGATGCAAGAACGGGGGATACCGTTACCTTATACTCCAATCCGAGTGCGGAAGCGGTTCCAGGATACAAAGATGCAAAACCGATGGTGTTTGCAGGACTATTTCCGATCGCAGGAGAACAATTCGAAGAATTAGTAGATGCGATCGAAAAGATGAAACTGAATGATGCAGCGCTAGTGTATGAGAAAGAAAGTTCCGCGGCATTGGGATTCGGATTTCGAGTTGGGTATCTGGGACTTCTCCACATGGAAATCGTACAGGAAAGATTAGAAAGAGAATTCAATCTCGATCTGATCACTACTGCTCCTTCCGTAAAATATACCATCAAAATGAAGAATGGAGAGGTTTTCGATATTGATAACCCTTCTAAATTCCCGGATCCCGTTTTTATAGAATCTACGGAAGAACCTTATGTTAAGGCCTCAATCATTACTCCAAACGAATATGTGGGAAATATTATGACCTTAGCGATCGAAAAAAGAGGGGTACAATTGGATACTGTATATCTTTCGCAAGACAAGGTCCAGTTAACCTACGAGATCCCGCTCTCCGAACTTATTTTCGAATTTTATGATAAACTAAAGTCTTTGACCAGAGGTTACGCTTCTTTGGATTACGAGCCTTGCGGTTATAAGGCTTCCAAGTTGGTTAAAATGGATATCCTTGTGAACGGGGAATCTGTGGACGCTCTCTCTATGATCGTTCACAATTCCAAGGCGGAATCTCGCGGTAGAGAGATTATCGAAAAACTGAAAGAAATAATCCCGCGTCACCAATTTATGATCCCGATCCAAGCTGCAGTCGGAGGGAAGATCCTCGCCAGAGAAAGTATTTCCGCCCTTCGTAAGAACGTAACCGCTAAATGTTACGGTGGAGATATCACTCGTAAGAAGAAACTTTTAGAGAAGCAGAAGGAAGGGAAAAAACGAATGAAACAGATCGGAAATGTGGAAATCCCTCAAGAAGCGTTCCTGGCAGTCCTAAAAACAGGGGATTAA
- a CDS encoding 1-aminocyclopropane-1-carboxylate deaminase, whose amino-acid sequence MKDSVLRFSRTGEDFVLKIHSSELFIKREDRIFFSQGTKIRKLLGIYKSLESKFRSGEIRKVILQGNLHSNAVLAGSLFFRFVEVPTKILGYSRDPKLISPASIISKRFSELELYPTRKEWERIVEDTTNSLPSSQILIPEYLFTPEALQGLASLWNEIDPTRYDRIVLDVGSGLTWISAILWGKLPVTGICLGIQKEKFLPWMRSNLSSLLLSNVNLPLETLIDPKEKGKADFSYGKKGNIWLERSKEYQRRFGIYLEPIYAAKSIRIIESMMENRELEGRILYIYQGGILQGGITSISP is encoded by the coding sequence TTGAAAGACTCCGTTTTGCGTTTCAGCAGAACCGGAGAAGATTTCGTTCTCAAAATACATTCTTCGGAACTTTTCATCAAAAGAGAAGATCGGATCTTCTTTTCCCAAGGGACCAAGATCCGTAAACTACTTGGAATTTATAAAAGTTTAGAATCGAAATTCCGGTCAGGGGAGATCCGAAAGGTCATCTTACAAGGGAATTTGCATTCAAATGCGGTCCTTGCTGGGAGTTTGTTTTTTCGATTTGTCGAAGTGCCTACAAAAATCCTGGGATATTCCAGGGATCCAAAGCTCATTTCTCCTGCTTCTATCATTTCTAAACGGTTTTCGGAGCTGGAATTGTATCCGACACGGAAGGAATGGGAGAGAATTGTCGAAGATACTACAAATTCTCTTCCTTCCAGCCAAATCCTGATCCCGGAATATCTATTCACACCAGAGGCTCTGCAGGGACTTGCTTCTCTTTGGAATGAAATAGATCCGACAAGATACGATCGGATCGTATTAGACGTTGGTTCAGGGCTTACGTGGATTTCTGCTATTTTATGGGGAAAACTCCCGGTCACCGGGATTTGTCTAGGTATACAAAAGGAGAAGTTTCTTCCTTGGATGAGATCCAATTTGTCGTCACTTCTACTTTCGAATGTAAATCTTCCTTTGGAAACCTTGATCGATCCAAAAGAAAAAGGAAAAGCGGATTTCTCCTATGGCAAAAAAGGGAATATCTGGCTGGAAAGATCGAAAGAATACCAAAGAAGATTCGGAATTTATTTAGAGCCTATCTATGCTGCAAAGTCTATTCGCATTATTGAATCTATGATGGAGAATAGAGAATTGGAAGGAAGGATTTTGTATATTTATCAAGGAGGTATCTTACAAGGCGGAATAACTTCGATTTCTCCCTAA